The following coding sequences lie in one Primulina huaijiensis isolate GDHJ02 chromosome 2, ASM1229523v2, whole genome shotgun sequence genomic window:
- the LOC140971865 gene encoding auxin-responsive protein IAA9-like — translation MSPPLLGIEGKSQCNVSLMASSASTDCITQNELGLKERNYMGLSDCSSVDSSAFSRIPEENKNKLNLKATELRLGLPGCQSPERDLGFTPLSSGNLDEKQLFPLAPSKEGICLVSQKTVTSGNKRGFSDTVDGFNEGNWTLNGSVSDPEQANLAGNAGINVMLSNRSSGTQPSIKTEVPAKKSQECKDKMNGSNASSVPAAKAQVVGWPPIRSYRKNTLATNTKNNDEVDGKPGPGALFVKGRTQKANLSKFLGSPLKYMHTNVKKSSEWSKKFRREQGYSKKWTTQVFNSIMAIFILHTHTHTHXAPYLRKVDLRMYSTYAELSTALEKMFSCFTLGQCGPQGAPNKEILSENKMRDLLHGPDYVLTYEDKDGDWMLVGDVPWKMFIDSCRRLKIMKGTDAIGLAPRAAEKLKNRN, via the exons ATGTCTCCACCACTGTTGGGTATTGAGGGGAAAAGTCAATGTAATGTTTCTTTGATGGCATCTTCAGCATCTACAGATTGCATCACCCAGAATGAATTGGGGTTGAAAGAACGCAATTACATGGGTCTGTCTGATTGTTCTTCAGTTGATAGCTCTGCGTTCTCAAGAATACctgaagaaaacaagaacaagttgAATCTGAAAGCGACTGAATTGCGGCTTGGTCTTCCTGGATGCCAATCGCCAGAGAGAGATCTAGGTTTTACCCCGTTGAGTTCCGGGAATCTTGACGAGAAGCAACTGTTTCCGCTGGCTCCATCAAAGGAAGGAATCTGTTTGGTATCGCAAAAGACGGTCACTTCCGGCAACAAAAGAGGATTCTCAGATACTGTAGATGGATTTAATGAAGGGAATTGGACGTTGAATGGGTCGGTTTCTGATCCTGAACAAGCAAACTTGGCTGGCAATGCTGGGATAAATGTTATGCTTTCCAACAGGTCATCTGGAACCCAACCATCCATTAAGACAGAGGTGCCTGCGAAGAAGTCACAGGAATGCAAGGACAAGATGAATGGATCTAACGCCAGTAGTGTACCTGCAGCTAA GGCACAGGTTGTTGGTTGGCCTCCTATCAGATCCTACAGAAAGAATACTCTGGCCACAAACACAAAGAACAACGATGAAGTTGATGGTAAACCTGGTCCTGGTGCTCTTTTTGTGAAG GGGCGGACCCAAAAGGCGAACTTGTCTAAATTCCTGGGTTCACCTCTTAAGTATATGCATACTAATGTCAAGAAATCATCCGAATGGTCGAAAAAGTTTCGTCG TGAACAAGGTTATTCCAAAAAATGGACAACCCAAGTTTTCAACTCGATAATGGCCATTTTtatattacacacacacacacacacacacNGTGCTCCTTATCTGAGGAAGGTGGATCTGAGAATGTACTCCACATATGCTGAACTTTCTACCGCGCTTGAGAAAATGTTCAGTTGTTTTACCTTAG GACAATGTGGACCTCAGGGAGCTCCAAACAAGGAAATATTGAGTGAGAACAAGATGAGGGATCTTTTGCACGGACCTGATTATGTGCTGACTTACGAGGATAAGGATGGTGATTGGATGCTTGTTGGAGATGTCCCTTGGAA GATGTTCATTGACTCATGCCGGAGGCTCAAAATTATGAAAGGCACTGATGCTATTGGATTAG CTCCCAGGGCCGCTGAAAAATTAAAGAACCGAAACTAA
- the LOC140962987 gene encoding protein LIKE EARLY STARVATION, chloroplastic isoform X1 codes for MATHFKLAHPRAALIVSSPLLYRRRLSDPFLIFTKDVHFLSSNILKDKNSTVRISRIGAADGGGDSYLEMWKKAMERERKSAEFERMAENTSDDSGQGTEESDEELERRNNEFKKLLEFSVEERDKIQRIQVIDRAAAAIAAARALVKDNAQPQVEDSGDVEVQRGGENGEDPQEGIQNGSSLASQSRSIDVGTPGPSFWTWEPPPDDDGSFSPKLAGQTSPSPARFFPVLEKERSSDTFSIPFQTTIPQTKYSPFLPPLQSSLEIEKSEFTPHLEEQNDIEVQFSAQAAEAAQALNEANQASSQGVVPDGSKWWKETGIEQRPDGVLCKWTLIRGVSSDKAVEWENKYWEASDEFGYKELGSEKSGRDAAGNVWREYWRETMSQNEGIVYLEKTAEKWGKNNHGSEWQEKWWERYGAGKAEKWADKWCSIDPYTPLDAGHAHVWHERWGETYDGLGGGIKYTDKWAERFEGDGWSKWGDKWDENFDLNSHGVKQGETWWEGKYGDRWNRTWGEGHNGSGWVHKYGKSSSGEHWDTHVQQETWYERYPHYGFYHCFENSVPLRDVKKPSEWS; via the exons ATGGCTACCCATTTCAAACTAGCTCACCCACGCGCCGCCTTAATCGTCTCTTCCCCACTACTCTACCGTCGCAGACTCAGCGACCCTTTTCTGATCTTCACCAAAGATGTACATTTTCTGTCCAGTAATATACTAAAAGACAAGAACAGCACTGTGAGGATTTCGAGAATCGGTGCTGCAGATGGGGGAGGAGACTCGTATCTGGAGATGTGGAAGAAAGCGATGGAGCGAGAGAGGAAGTCCGCGGAGTTCGAAAGGATGGCGGAGAATACTTCCGATGATAGTGGGCAGGGGACAGAGGAAAGTGATGAAGAATTGGAGAGGAGGAACAATGAGTTCAAGAAGCTTCTAGAATTTTCTGTCGAGGAAAGAGATAAGATTCAGAGGATTCAGGTGATTGATCGGGCGGCGGCTGCAATTGCCGCTGCCAGAGCTCTGGTTAAGGATAATGCTCAGCCGCAGGTGGAGGATTCCGGTGATGTGGAAGTTCAGAGAGGCGGTGAAAATGGCGAGGATCCGCaagaag GGATACAAAATGGAAGCTCTTTGGCGTCACAATCCAGAAGCATAGATGTTGGTACGCCTGGTCCAAGTTTCTGGACCTGGGAACCTCCTCCAGATGATGATGGTTCGTTTAGTCCAAAGCTTGCTGGCCAAACATCTCCATCTCCTGCACGATTCTTCCCAGTGTTAGAGAAAGAACGATCATCTGATACTTTCTCCATCCCTTTTCAGACCACAATTCCTCAAACTAAATATAGCCCTTTTCTTCCCCCACTCCAGTCATCCTTGGAGATCGAAAAATCGGAATTTACACCTCATTTGGAAGAACAGAATGACATCGAGGTTCAATTTTCAGCACAAGCGGCTGAAGCAGCTCAGGCTCTTAATGAAGCGAACCAAGCATCTTCGCAAGGGGTTGTTCCTGATGGATCAAAATGGTGGAAGGAGACGGGAATAGAACAGCGGCCTGATGGGGTCCTCTGTAAATGGACTCTGATTCGAGGCGTCAGTTCTGATAAGGCTGTTGAATGGGAGAACAAATATTGGGAAGCCTCAGACGAGTTTGGCTATAAGGAACTTGGTTCGGAGAAATCTGGACGTGATGCTGCTGGAAATGTTTGGCGTGAATATTGGAGGGAAACAATGAGTCAG AATGAGGGGATTGTATATCTTGAAAAAACCGCAGAAAAGTGGGGGAAGAACAATCATGGGAGCGAGTGGCAAGAAAAATGGTGGGAGCGTTATGGTGCTGGCAAAGCTGAGAAGTGGGCTGACAAGTGGTGCAGCATCGATCCTTACACTCCCTTAGATGCTGGACATGCTCATGTTTGGCATGAGAG GTGGGGTGAGACATATGATGGTCTAGGAGGAGGCATAAAATACACAGACAAATGGGCTGAGCGTTTTGAGGGAGATGGCTGGTCAAAATGGGGCGATAAATGGGACGAGAACTTTGATCTCAACAGCCATGGGGTTAAGCAAGGGGAAACATGGTGGGAAGGAAAGTATGGAGATCGTTGGAACAGAACATGGGGCGAAGGACACAACGGCTCCGGATGGGTACACAAGTATGGGAAGAGCAGCAGTGGGGAGCACTGGGATACTCACGTCCAGCAAGAGACTTGGTATGAAAGGTACCCACATTATGGTTTCTATCATTGCTTTGAGAACTCGGTTCCCCTACGTGATGTCAAGAAACCATCCGAATGGTCCTAA
- the LOC140962987 gene encoding protein LIKE EARLY STARVATION, chloroplastic isoform X2, with product MATHFKLAHPRAALIVSSPLLYRRRLSDPFLIFTKDVHFLSSNILKDKNSTVRISRIGAADGGGDSYLEMWKKAMERERKSAEFERMAENTSDDSGQGTEESDEELERRNNEFKKLLEFSVEERDKIQRIQVIDRAAAAIAAARALVKDNAQPQVEDSGDVEVQRGGENGEDPQEGIQNGSSLASQSRSIDVGTPGPSFWTWEPPPDDDGSFSPKLAGQTSPSPARFFPVLEKERSSDTFSIPFQTTIPQTKYSPFLPPLQSSLEIEKSEFTPHLEEQNDIEVQFSAQAAEAAQALNEANQASSQGVVPDGSKWWKETGIEQRPDGVLCKWTLIRGVSSDKAVEWENKYWEASDEFGYKELGSEKSGRDAAGNVWREYWRETMSQNEGIVYLEKTAEKWGKNNHGSEWQEKWWERYGAGKAEKWADKWCSIDPYTPLDAGHAHVWHERLSLLVPEWRSQRTKVKQT from the exons ATGGCTACCCATTTCAAACTAGCTCACCCACGCGCCGCCTTAATCGTCTCTTCCCCACTACTCTACCGTCGCAGACTCAGCGACCCTTTTCTGATCTTCACCAAAGATGTACATTTTCTGTCCAGTAATATACTAAAAGACAAGAACAGCACTGTGAGGATTTCGAGAATCGGTGCTGCAGATGGGGGAGGAGACTCGTATCTGGAGATGTGGAAGAAAGCGATGGAGCGAGAGAGGAAGTCCGCGGAGTTCGAAAGGATGGCGGAGAATACTTCCGATGATAGTGGGCAGGGGACAGAGGAAAGTGATGAAGAATTGGAGAGGAGGAACAATGAGTTCAAGAAGCTTCTAGAATTTTCTGTCGAGGAAAGAGATAAGATTCAGAGGATTCAGGTGATTGATCGGGCGGCGGCTGCAATTGCCGCTGCCAGAGCTCTGGTTAAGGATAATGCTCAGCCGCAGGTGGAGGATTCCGGTGATGTGGAAGTTCAGAGAGGCGGTGAAAATGGCGAGGATCCGCaagaag GGATACAAAATGGAAGCTCTTTGGCGTCACAATCCAGAAGCATAGATGTTGGTACGCCTGGTCCAAGTTTCTGGACCTGGGAACCTCCTCCAGATGATGATGGTTCGTTTAGTCCAAAGCTTGCTGGCCAAACATCTCCATCTCCTGCACGATTCTTCCCAGTGTTAGAGAAAGAACGATCATCTGATACTTTCTCCATCCCTTTTCAGACCACAATTCCTCAAACTAAATATAGCCCTTTTCTTCCCCCACTCCAGTCATCCTTGGAGATCGAAAAATCGGAATTTACACCTCATTTGGAAGAACAGAATGACATCGAGGTTCAATTTTCAGCACAAGCGGCTGAAGCAGCTCAGGCTCTTAATGAAGCGAACCAAGCATCTTCGCAAGGGGTTGTTCCTGATGGATCAAAATGGTGGAAGGAGACGGGAATAGAACAGCGGCCTGATGGGGTCCTCTGTAAATGGACTCTGATTCGAGGCGTCAGTTCTGATAAGGCTGTTGAATGGGAGAACAAATATTGGGAAGCCTCAGACGAGTTTGGCTATAAGGAACTTGGTTCGGAGAAATCTGGACGTGATGCTGCTGGAAATGTTTGGCGTGAATATTGGAGGGAAACAATGAGTCAG AATGAGGGGATTGTATATCTTGAAAAAACCGCAGAAAAGTGGGGGAAGAACAATCATGGGAGCGAGTGGCAAGAAAAATGGTGGGAGCGTTATGGTGCTGGCAAAGCTGAGAAGTGGGCTGACAAGTGGTGCAGCATCGATCCTTACACTCCCTTAGATGCTGGACATGCTCATGTTTGGCATGAGAG GTTGAGCCTGCTAGTTCCTGAATGGCGGAGTCAACGAACAAAGGTCAAACAGACGTGA
- the LOC140971866 gene encoding uncharacterized protein encodes MDENYRGFFRNFVSYPKKPEENTSSQNSEIPPKYPYFSYPPNYPHNPYPPNYPYNSYPSNYPYNPYPPNYPSNPHATSMPFISPTENEPATPTFVPETQLSDRESPIEVVNLENVDSGADGRKKRSTWRKIEDEVLARSFVTISDDPIIGNDQKAEAFWGRVASYYNDNRPTGTPNRSASVIRSHWHNTIQKKVYRINANYNSIYSAYRSGHSDEDILRLAYEKYRAENNGIAFNLEHVCRIVKERPMFTPQSVDHLVSTKKARTSESGASNTSSNQDASLHVDLIEEEKRPMGQKAAKRKGKGKTRSDMECMTTNLDNMFAKFTEYTSMKKVEVEMKQKQLEVEEMKAKVAMTKVQLKEYAILSKDTSQMTYEQLIIHERLCQEIRERWNI; translated from the coding sequence ATGGATGAAAATTACCGAGGGTTTTTTAGAAATTTCGTGAGTTATCCAAAAAAGCCGGAAGAAAATACTTCTTCCCAAAATTCGGAAATTCCACCAAAATATCCATATTTTTCATACCCACCAAATTATCCACATAATCCATATCCACCAAATTATCCTTACAATTCATATCCATCAAATTATCCATATAATCCATATCCACCAAACTATCCATCTAATCCACATGCAACCAGTATGCCATTTATTTCTCCGACGGAAAATGAACCGGCCACTCCGACTTTCGTCCCAGAGACTCAATTGTCCGACCGTGAATCCCCAATTGAAGTCGTAAATTTGGAGAATGTGGATTCTGGCGCTGATGGTAGAAAAAAACGATCAACCTGGAGAAAGATTGAAGACGAGGTCTTAGCGAGATCGTTTGTCACTATCAGCGATGACCCAATTATCGGCAATGATCAAAAGGCGGAAGCTTTCTGGGGACGTGTTGCAAGCTACTACAATGACAATCGTCCCACAGGTACACCCAATAGAAGTGCAAGTGTCATACGATCACACTGGCACAATACCATCCAAAAAAAAGTATATCGCATCAATGCAAATTACAATAGTATTTATAGTGCATATCGTAGTGGCCACAGTGATGAGGATATACTACGACTTGCGTATGAAAAATATCGTGCGGAAAATAACGGCATCGCATTTAATCTTGAGCATGTGTGTAGGATCGTAAAAGAGCGTCCAATGTTTACTCCACAATCCGTTGATCACCTTGTTAGCACGAAGAAGGCAAGGACCTCGGAGTCGGGAGCAAGCAACACCTCATCCAACCAAGATGCGAGTCTACATGTAGACCTAATCGAAGAAGAAAAACGTCCAATGGGTCAGAAGGCAGCAAAAAGAAAGGGAAAAGGTAAAACGAGATCGGACATGGAGTGTATGACAACAAACTTGGACAATATGTTTGCAAAGTTTACTGAATATACAAGCATGAAAAAAGTTGAAGTTGAAATGAAACAAAAACAACTCGAAGTAGAGGAGATGAAAGCAAAAGTGGCTATGACCAAAGTTCAACTAAAGGAATATGCAATCCTTTCGAAGGATACTTCGCAAATGACATATGAGCAACTTATCATCCACGAACGTCTATGTCAAGAGATTAGGGAGAGatggaatatttaa